The Populus nigra chromosome 4, ddPopNigr1.1, whole genome shotgun sequence genome contains the following window.
CCCGCCCTTGAGAAACTCATCTGTCTGGCTCAACTCACGAAGATGAACAACAATaaccaaaaactaagaaaaaaaccatatgaaaTTCTTTTAAGTCACTGGATTCTAAATAACTGGTTTTCCTTGATGGTTTTGCCCACCTTATATTTCCAAAAACCACCTAATACGTTGTTTTTTCCCATCCAGTATTAATGAAAACCCACTAATAGTTTATCAATTATTACAAAACACAGAAGAAGAGAATGAAGGAGAAGGTGAGATGACGGAGAAAGATTGAAGAAAGCATTGATCCTCTTCATTTCTATTAATACTCTTGTATTCGATCTGCATATAGTAACTTCTCCTACATAGATATATATGGTCATATTAGTTGTTGGGAGCCAAGTGGTCATGAAGAGTATTGGAGGACTTCTTTTGGAGCAGGTAAGACAGAGCTTGATTTTCTTGGTGTAGAAGGAGTGCTTTCTTCCTCAGCTTCTCATTCTCTTCTATGATGCTTTTGTTCTCCATGTACAGTTTCAAGTTCTTGATTTCCATCTCTTTCTTTACCAGTACagccatcttcttctccttagTTTGTTTGGTCAACCTTCTCTTCCTGTTACATCATATACAATATTTAGCACTTCAATTTGAGATCAGAgagacacacacacagagagatCAGAACTACTAACCTGTTTAGCCTGTGATATCGAAGGCTGTGTCCTTTTGATGGCTGTTGATTGCTAAAAGCAATATACAGGGGACTGCATGGGCTCAGTTTTGAACATGTACTAGCACTCATTTTGTTTCTCGTTAAAGTTCAGGTTTTGTGTCACAGAGAAATGGGGGCTTGTTCTTTTTCTTGCAAAAGGTGCCTAAAAGAGAGGGAGAAAAGCTTAGAAGGGAAGATGGGGTTGGGGGGATTGTAGCTGATGGTAGAAACTAAGAGAAATAAAATGAGAGTTATATAGAAGGGGTAATGTGGCTGTGCTTGTATCTgcatatgaaagaaaaagatgcAGAGGCCTTTCATGGTAATGATGGCATGAGGACTCATGATTACAAAGGCCAGCAATAGACGAGGActgcagagaagaagaagaagaaaaaagggaggctctccttttctttggccttttttattactatttcaGAAAGTCTAAAGACTAATGAGCTGGTTGAACTGGTGGGGGCGTTTGTTGGTCCCACAGAATAGGACAATACAGTTTTTTTactgtgtttgttttcattaaaaattgatttggaaatttttttatttttttatttttttattttttttaaattaatattttttaacaattttttagtgttaacaaataaattttaaaataaaaaaaattatcttaatatattttgaaataaaaaatactttacacaATCTACTTTTAAACAGCTTGAAgtcacttttttgaaatttgggaCTTCCCCTTTCAATTGCAATACTGTCGAACAACATGTTGTCACTTGTAGCATCCTAGTTTGGCAAACGAATACACTAGATCTGAATCCGCGctattttatgaatttgtattttcttcGCGGAAAAGATAATGTATAGGCACTACAAGCACgatttagataaataaataaataaataacttgaattatatctttaataagttgattttattttaattaaataataaaaataattgataattatagtaaatgatcaaaataaaaaaacaacataataacctaggaaaaaaatattagaaagtacgcaattggataaaaaatacaaaaacaatatcattgagCCAATTTGAGATAACGTGATAAATATGTAAGTTAGATAATAAGAGGCAAGTCAACTCGTATTAACCCGTAAAACCTGTGGTCCAGTTTATGAGATCAGTTatacattataaaaaagaaattttaaaaaaatcacaaagcctttttttttaaaaaaataacaaaaaaaaacaacaacagcagtaacaacaacaataacaatattattagtattattattagtatcattAATATTACTAACATTATTACCATGACTATtactattggaaaaaaaatcataattttgaattgaataataaaattaaaaaccataaaattttttaaaaaaagagccaaggaaaaaataaagaaatcaaaagtagaatgatcaaattgaacattagaattgaataattaaattgaaaacaaataaacttcaacaaaaaagaaaaggaaaaaaataaacaatcaaaactaaaaagactGAATTTGAAACACTAATAACAACGAGGACTAAAGCACATTTCTTGGTGtaaaagagagaaatgaagggGGGGAAAGGGTCACCGACGATAAACCGACCATcgtaaaaaaacatgtgtaaCCTAGAAAGGAAAAGGCGACGACAAAGAATAAAATGAGATGGCGAAATCATATTTTCTATCATTGAAAGTTGTCACACGTgctaacaaatttttttattttaaaaaataattaattaaatgttaaatgatgtcATTGCCATTAACCAAACCAACAAGTAAccaaaaaaggtaaaaagacCCTAATACCCCTGATTCCATGGGTTAAATCTTTTGGCTTCAAGGATATATTTGTAActtaactatatattaaaaataaaaaagacttaaAACACTCCTGTtcttatagtgtttttttattttaagatattttgattattttactgtttattaaaatattaaaaagataaaaatacctcTAAATAAACTTACAACGATAATGCAGTGTGTGGAAAGAGACAAGAATAACCCTGGTTAATAAAtgacaaacaattttttttagaaaacccaTATACATGTCGGTTCACTATTATAGTGAATAGTGAATCATATCAATGGCCAAAGTAAAATCACCTTCCCCTTCGTGTTGTTGTTTATGTGCTGTAGCGATGGACATATATAGTTCAGATTAGTATAAGATTTCTCTAATCACTGTAAACGTGA
Protein-coding sequences here:
- the LOC133692997 gene encoding protein LITTLE ZIPPER 2, with the protein product MSASTCSKLSPCSPLYIAFSNQQPSKGHSLRYHRLNRKRRLTKQTKEKKMAVLVKKEMEIKNLKLYMENKSIIEENEKLRKKALLLHQENQALSYLLQKKSSNTLHDHLAPNN